In Podarcis muralis chromosome 14, rPodMur119.hap1.1, whole genome shotgun sequence, one genomic interval encodes:
- the ARPIN gene encoding arpin isoform X2, with translation MQGTRSVPLQFLSVPSNPIRRIVKGKVHRGQAQNGKVQPALPSPGAVRERGPRPPMAKHSRDGNSGDGVIVEGQLLDVSRHLILDDADKKERYFVLYIRPRLVHRRKFDPKGKEVEPNFSETRKVNTGFLMASYKVEAKGKTDRLTPEELERLVTKSELVKVTQPYTPSQAVAFWLPESEMEKIELEVGMEIRLRTLGDGPFVFSLAKLDVGTVTKCNFAGDQQAGASWTDNILAFKDHGEPSDEPRGHGDGAEDAEWDD, from the exons ATGCAAGGGACCAGGTCCGTCCCCCTCCAGTTTCTTTCCGTCCCCTCCAATCCTATCCGGAGGATTGTTAAAGGGAAAGTTCACCGCGGCCAGGCACAGAATGGGAAAGTCCAGCCGGCACTTCCCTCTCCAGGGGCGGTTCGAGAACGAGGGCCTCGTCCCCCTATGGCCAAGCACAGCAGAGACGGCAACAG TGGTGACGGTGTGATTGTGGAGGGGCAGCTCTTGGACGTGTCCCGCCATCTCATCTTGGATGATGCTGACAAAAAG gagcGCTACTTCGTGCTATACATCAGGCCAAGGCTTGTTCATCGCCGCAAATTTGACCCCAAGGGGAAGGAGGTGGAGCCCAACTTCAGCGAAACTCGGAAGGTCAATACTGGCTTCCTCATGGCATCCTACA AGGTGGAGGCCAAGGGCAAGACCGACAGGCTGACCCCAGAAGAGCTGGAGCGCCTGGTGACCAAGTCAGAGTTGGTGAAGGTGACGCAGCCCTACACACCCAGCCAGGCTGTGGCCTTCTGGCTGCCTGAGAGTGAGATGGAGAAGATAGAGCTGGAGGTGGGGATGGAGATCCGCCTGAGGACTCTGGGAGATGGACCCTTTGTCT TCTCCTTAGCCAAGCTGGATGTGGGGACAGTGACCAAGTGCAATTTTGCTGGTGACCAGCAAGCTGGGGCCTCCTGGACAGACAACATCTTGGCTTTCAAGGATCACGGGGAGCCGTCTGATGAACCCCGAGGGCATGGGGATGGTGCGGAAGATGCCGAATGG GATGACTGA
- the ARPIN gene encoding arpin isoform X1, whose amino-acid sequence MSRIYDQGALSTKAVHTERLRGRWDPASWQRGDGVIVEGQLLDVSRHLILDDADKKERYFVLYIRPRLVHRRKFDPKGKEVEPNFSETRKVNTGFLMASYKVEAKGKTDRLTPEELERLVTKSELVKVTQPYTPSQAVAFWLPESEMEKIELEVGMEIRLRTLGDGPFVFSLAKLDVGTVTKCNFAGDQQAGASWTDNILAFKDHGEPSDEPRGHGDGAEDAEWDD is encoded by the exons ATGAGCCGCATTTACGACCAGGGCGCCCTGAGCACCAAGGCTGTGCACACGGAGCGCCTGCGCGGCCGCTGGGACCCCGCCTCCTGGCAGCG TGGTGACGGTGTGATTGTGGAGGGGCAGCTCTTGGACGTGTCCCGCCATCTCATCTTGGATGATGCTGACAAAAAG gagcGCTACTTCGTGCTATACATCAGGCCAAGGCTTGTTCATCGCCGCAAATTTGACCCCAAGGGGAAGGAGGTGGAGCCCAACTTCAGCGAAACTCGGAAGGTCAATACTGGCTTCCTCATGGCATCCTACA AGGTGGAGGCCAAGGGCAAGACCGACAGGCTGACCCCAGAAGAGCTGGAGCGCCTGGTGACCAAGTCAGAGTTGGTGAAGGTGACGCAGCCCTACACACCCAGCCAGGCTGTGGCCTTCTGGCTGCCTGAGAGTGAGATGGAGAAGATAGAGCTGGAGGTGGGGATGGAGATCCGCCTGAGGACTCTGGGAGATGGACCCTTTGTCT TCTCCTTAGCCAAGCTGGATGTGGGGACAGTGACCAAGTGCAATTTTGCTGGTGACCAGCAAGCTGGGGCCTCCTGGACAGACAACATCTTGGCTTTCAAGGATCACGGGGAGCCGTCTGATGAACCCCGAGGGCATGGGGATGGTGCGGAAGATGCCGAATGG GATGACTGA